The Pseudoalteromonas translucida KMM 520 genome has a window encoding:
- a CDS encoding DUF4870 domain-containing protein, whose protein sequence is MHDEQQLEPVKKDDRTWAMLCHLSALSGFIVPLGSVIGPLIVWLIKKDDMPIVDVHGKKALNFQITMMIAYFVCFLLMFVVIGVILLPIVAIFSFVMVIIAAVKANDGKEFDYPLSLNLIK, encoded by the coding sequence ATGCATGATGAGCAACAGCTGGAACCCGTCAAAAAAGATGACCGCACATGGGCAATGCTTTGTCATTTAAGTGCCTTATCTGGATTTATTGTGCCATTAGGCTCTGTAATTGGGCCGTTAATTGTGTGGTTAATAAAAAAAGATGACATGCCGATTGTTGATGTTCATGGCAAAAAAGCACTCAACTTTCAAATCACTATGATGATTGCTTACTTTGTGTGTTTTCTTTTAATGTTTGTTGTTATTGGTGTAATTTTACTGCCAATAGTCGCTATATTTTCGTTTGTAATGGTGATTATTGCTGCGGTTAAAGCCAATGATGGTAAAGAGTTTGACTACCCGTTGAGTTTAAATTTGATAAAATAG
- the folE gene encoding GTP cyclohydrolase I FolE, with protein MHNELKQSYENIITAVGEDPNREGLLDTPKRAAKAMEYLTQGYRQTLEEITNNAVFTSDADDMVLVQDIELYSMCEHHLLPFTGRCHIAYIPNGKVLGLSKFARIVDMFARRFQIQEQLTHQIAKAVEEVTGATGVGVIVEAKHMCMMMRGVEKQNSSMRTSVMLGNFRADPKTRNEFLQLIKG; from the coding sequence ATGCATAACGAACTAAAACAAAGCTATGAAAATATTATTACCGCTGTAGGGGAAGATCCTAACAGAGAAGGCTTACTCGACACGCCAAAACGTGCTGCTAAAGCAATGGAATACCTAACTCAAGGGTATCGTCAAACATTAGAAGAGATTACTAATAACGCCGTATTTACCTCAGATGCAGACGACATGGTATTAGTACAAGACATAGAGCTTTACTCTATGTGTGAGCATCATTTATTACCTTTTACTGGCCGTTGTCATATTGCTTATATTCCCAATGGTAAAGTATTAGGCTTGTCTAAATTTGCCCGTATTGTTGACATGTTTGCCCGTCGTTTTCAAATTCAAGAACAACTAACTCATCAAATTGCTAAAGCCGTTGAAGAAGTAACGGGTGCAACCGGGGTTGGCGTAATTGTTGAAGCTAAACATATGTGTATGATGATGCGCGGCGTAGAAAAGCAAAACTCAAGTATGCGTACCTCTGTAATGCTAGGTAACTTTAGAGCCGATCCAAAAACACGTAATGAGTTTTTGCAGCTAATAAAAGGCTAA
- a CDS encoding YqaA family protein: MLYLTLFFSAFISATLLPSSSEVVMVAMMTQGKVNLLLLWLAATLGNVLGSCVNYWLGTQVLRFKDKSWFPVSEQGLEKAQKQFNKYGVYSLLFAWLPIVGDPLTVIGGVFKVRFSTFLLLVTLGKGARYLAVITLTLGVEKLI; encoded by the coding sequence ATGCTTTATCTCACGCTGTTTTTTAGCGCTTTTATATCGGCTACTTTATTGCCCAGCTCGTCAGAGGTGGTAATGGTAGCTATGATGACCCAAGGTAAAGTAAATTTATTGTTGTTATGGCTAGCTGCCACTTTGGGCAATGTACTAGGGAGTTGCGTTAATTACTGGTTGGGTACTCAAGTACTACGCTTTAAAGATAAAAGCTGGTTTCCAGTGTCAGAGCAGGGGCTTGAAAAAGCACAAAAGCAGTTTAATAAATACGGTGTATATAGTTTATTATTTGCCTGGTTGCCTATAGTTGGCGATCCGCTTACCGTAATAGGGGGGGTATTTAAAGTGCGTTTTAGTACGTTTTTATTGTTGGTAACACTAGGTAAGGGGGCACGCTACTTAGCCGTTATCACCCTTACCTTAGGTGTCGAAAAACTTATTTAA
- the nadE gene encoding ammonia-dependent NAD(+) synthetase: MRAEIMAAMKVQPVIDVNAEISRRVNFIKARLIAAHATSLVLGISGGVDSSVCGRLCQLAVNELNQEQSTTDYKFVAVRLPYGVQADENEAQLAVDFIQPSSRMTVNIKPATDALHEQTMAAIVGNGESLPEQEKIDFIKGNVKARQRMIAQYEIAAFCQGLVVGTDHSAENITGFYTKFGDGACDLAPLFGLSKRQVRALGSTLGASSILVNKAPTADLESDRPGLTDEEALGLSYEQIDDFLEGKPVTQQVEQTLSAIYQRTQHKRQPVPTIYDEL; encoded by the coding sequence ATGCGCGCCGAGATTATGGCTGCAATGAAAGTGCAGCCAGTTATTGATGTAAATGCTGAAATTAGCCGTCGTGTTAACTTTATTAAAGCCCGCTTAATAGCAGCCCATGCAACGTCTTTGGTATTAGGTATTAGTGGCGGAGTCGACTCTTCAGTGTGCGGTCGTTTATGCCAACTTGCTGTTAATGAACTTAACCAAGAGCAAAGCACTACTGATTATAAATTTGTTGCTGTACGCTTACCTTACGGTGTGCAAGCCGACGAAAATGAAGCGCAACTAGCGGTTGATTTTATTCAACCTAGCAGCCGCATGACCGTCAATATTAAGCCCGCAACTGATGCGCTACACGAACAAACAATGGCGGCTATTGTTGGTAACGGTGAATCACTTCCTGAGCAAGAAAAAATTGATTTTATTAAGGGTAATGTTAAAGCCCGTCAACGCATGATTGCACAATACGAAATTGCTGCATTTTGCCAAGGTTTAGTGGTCGGAACCGATCACAGTGCCGAGAATATTACCGGCTTTTATACCAAGTTTGGTGATGGCGCTTGTGACTTAGCACCGCTTTTTGGCTTATCAAAACGCCAAGTGCGTGCTTTAGGGAGTACATTAGGTGCTTCGTCTATATTAGTTAATAAAGCACCTACCGCAGATTTAGAAAGTGATCGCCCAGGACTTACCGACGAAGAAGCGTTAGGTTTAAGTTATGAGCAAATTGATGACTTTTTAGAAGGCAAACCGGTTACGCAACAAGTTGAGCAAACACTTAGCGCTATTTATCAGCGTACGCAACATAAGCGTCAACCAGTGCCAACTATATACGATGAGCTTTAA
- a CDS encoding YceH family protein, with translation MQLSANQQRIIGCLLEKQSTTPEHYPLSLNALTNACNQKSNRAPVLNLTDSEVQIALDELINARLVTIDEGLSGRVNKYDHRFCNTEFSSLKFSAQQRAIICLLLLRGAQTPGELKTRCARLANFNSVDDVELALNKLIENDIITKLARESGKRDCRYMHLLGEQAISEITRPAEQATDELKNEELNELLAEVDELKAELQKIKAHLGL, from the coding sequence ATGCAATTATCAGCAAATCAACAGCGTATTATTGGCTGTTTACTAGAAAAGCAAAGTACAACTCCCGAACACTACCCTTTGTCGTTAAATGCGCTAACTAATGCGTGTAATCAAAAATCAAATCGTGCACCGGTTTTAAACTTAACCGACAGCGAAGTGCAAATTGCACTCGATGAATTAATAAATGCCCGACTGGTTACCATTGATGAAGGGCTTTCTGGGCGAGTAAATAAATACGACCACCGTTTTTGTAACACCGAGTTTAGTAGCTTAAAATTTAGTGCGCAGCAGCGCGCAATTATTTGCTTGTTACTGCTACGTGGTGCGCAAACTCCCGGAGAATTAAAAACGCGATGCGCACGATTAGCAAATTTTAATAGTGTAGATGACGTTGAGCTTGCACTTAATAAACTAATTGAAAATGACATAATAACCAAACTTGCGCGCGAATCTGGTAAACGTGACTGTCGTTATATGCATTTGCTTGGCGAGCAGGCAATAAGTGAAATAACACGCCCTGCAGAGCAAGCGACTGATGAATTAAAAAATGAAGAACTCAATGAGTTACTCGCCGAAGTAGACGAGTTAAAAGCCGAGTTACAAAAAATTAAAGCTCACTTAGGGCTTTAA
- a CDS encoding S9 family peptidase, protein MRHIPCVLAISSLAILSGCNQAPEAVQANVISTTAEQLPQVVAPIAKKVPHAMTIHGDTRIDNYYWLRDDERKAADVISYLEAENSYTNTLLAHTQAQQAKLFAELKGRIQKDDDSVPVKKGDYYYSSQTRGNNEYTTYVRSSDFSGTNQQVILDVNELAKAHDYYAVSGLDVSPNGNLMAYGEDTLSRRIYTVKIKNLSTGRLLEDTLEGTSGNLVWANDNKTLYYIKKDLQTLLGYQVYRHTLGTPQANDELVYEETDSSYYTGLSKSKDGTEIYIWHSSSTASGMSVLSANNVKAMPQRLIKRQANLEYSISKLGESYYIVTNLNAVNFQLMKVAINKAHDQANWQTLIPARDDIKLEGIELFNDYLVYQQREMGQSRQIVRNLSTNQEQLLSFNDSAYTISAYGNNDINSDKLRVYYTSMTTPGSSYDINLKTTDKTLLKQQAVLGNFNVDNYASERIFINARDGVKVPVSLVYRKDKFKKDATNPLLQYGYGSYGATMDPTFSSARLSLLDRGFVFAIAHVRGSQMLGRPWYDDGKLLTKKNTFNDFIDVTKSLVAQGYGAKDKIFAQGGSAGGLLMGAVANQAPELYKGMVAAVPFVDVVTTMLDESIPLTTNEYGEWGNPNEKEYYEYMLSYSPYDQVSKQAYPNMLVTTGLHDSQVQYFEPAKWVAKLRDYKTDDNKLLFKIDMEAGHGGASGRFKRLEDTALNYAFMLDLMGIKE, encoded by the coding sequence ATGAGACATATCCCTTGTGTTCTAGCTATATCATCTTTAGCTATTTTAAGTGGTTGCAATCAGGCGCCCGAAGCAGTCCAAGCAAACGTTATAAGTACTACAGCAGAGCAGTTACCTCAAGTTGTTGCACCTATAGCTAAAAAAGTACCGCACGCCATGACCATTCATGGCGATACCCGCATTGATAATTACTATTGGCTGCGTGACGATGAACGCAAAGCAGCCGATGTTATTAGTTACCTTGAGGCTGAAAATAGCTACACAAATACCTTGCTCGCTCATACTCAAGCGCAGCAAGCTAAACTGTTTGCTGAGCTTAAAGGGCGTATTCAAAAAGATGACGATTCAGTACCGGTAAAAAAAGGTGATTATTATTACTCGTCGCAAACTCGTGGCAATAACGAGTACACTACTTATGTGCGTAGCAGTGACTTTTCAGGAACTAACCAACAGGTTATTTTAGATGTAAATGAACTTGCTAAGGCTCATGACTATTATGCTGTAAGTGGTTTAGATGTGAGTCCAAACGGTAACTTAATGGCTTACGGCGAAGACACTCTCAGTAGACGTATTTATACCGTTAAAATTAAAAATTTAAGCACCGGGAGGCTACTCGAAGATACGCTTGAAGGCACAAGTGGCAATCTTGTTTGGGCAAACGATAACAAAACATTGTATTACATTAAAAAAGACTTACAGACTTTGCTAGGCTACCAGGTTTATCGCCATACTTTAGGTACGCCGCAGGCCAATGACGAACTAGTTTACGAAGAAACAGACTCAAGCTATTACACAGGATTAAGTAAAAGCAAAGACGGTACTGAAATTTATATTTGGCACAGTAGTAGCACTGCATCGGGTATGTCGGTGCTTAGCGCAAATAACGTTAAAGCAATGCCTCAACGCTTAATTAAACGCCAAGCGAATCTTGAATATAGTATTTCTAAATTAGGTGAGAGTTATTATATTGTCACTAATTTAAATGCGGTTAATTTTCAGCTAATGAAAGTCGCTATTAATAAAGCCCATGATCAAGCAAACTGGCAAACGCTGATCCCAGCACGTGATGATATTAAGCTAGAGGGGATAGAGTTATTTAATGACTATTTGGTTTACCAACAGCGCGAAATGGGACAATCGCGACAAATAGTGCGCAATTTAAGCACCAATCAAGAGCAGTTATTATCTTTTAACGACAGTGCCTACACTATTAGTGCTTATGGTAATAACGATATAAACAGCGATAAGTTACGTGTTTACTATACGAGTATGACCACGCCGGGTTCATCTTACGATATAAACCTAAAAACGACGGATAAAACGCTTTTAAAACAACAAGCCGTACTAGGCAATTTTAATGTTGATAATTACGCATCTGAACGAATATTTATTAACGCCCGCGATGGTGTAAAAGTACCCGTAAGCTTAGTTTATCGTAAAGATAAATTTAAAAAAGATGCGACGAATCCATTACTACAATATGGTTATGGCTCGTATGGCGCCACTATGGATCCAACTTTTTCAAGCGCGCGTTTAAGTTTGCTTGACCGTGGCTTTGTGTTTGCAATTGCACATGTTCGTGGCTCGCAAATGTTAGGTCGTCCCTGGTATGACGATGGTAAGTTACTTACTAAAAAGAATACGTTTAATGACTTTATAGATGTGACTAAATCATTGGTAGCACAAGGTTATGGCGCTAAAGACAAAATATTTGCCCAAGGCGGTAGCGCTGGTGGCTTATTGATGGGCGCTGTAGCAAACCAAGCTCCTGAACTTTACAAAGGTATGGTTGCCGCAGTACCTTTTGTGGATGTGGTTACAACCATGCTTGATGAAAGTATTCCACTAACAACTAACGAATATGGTGAGTGGGGAAACCCAAATGAAAAAGAATACTATGAGTACATGCTATCTTACTCGCCGTACGATCAAGTGTCTAAGCAAGCTTACCCTAATATGCTAGTAACTACGGGTCTGCACGACTCGCAAGTACAGTATTTTGAGCCAGCAAAGTGGGTTGCTAAGCTGCGTGATTATAAAACAGATGACAATAAGTTACTGTTTAAAATTGATATGGAAGCAGGGCATGGCGGTGCATCAGGGCGCTTTAAGCGCTTAGAAGATACCGCGCTAAACTATGCATTTATGCTCGATTTAATGGGCATTAAAGAGTAA
- the folX gene encoding dihydroneopterin triphosphate 2'-epimerase: MANAIINVTNLRLRTFIGFNQEEREKKQDVVINLEIHYPAHDACKTDEVDQALNYKVITKEVITLVEQGDFLLLEKLVAEILAVCHSHPSVHYAKARVDKPHALRFADSVSLTLDWAK; encoded by the coding sequence ATGGCTAATGCAATTATTAACGTAACCAATTTACGACTGCGTACTTTTATTGGCTTTAATCAAGAAGAGCGCGAGAAAAAGCAGGATGTAGTGATTAACTTAGAAATTCATTACCCTGCACACGACGCCTGTAAAACCGATGAAGTAGATCAAGCACTAAACTACAAAGTAATTACCAAAGAAGTAATCACTTTAGTGGAACAAGGCGACTTTTTATTACTCGAAAAACTGGTTGCTGAAATTCTTGCTGTTTGTCATTCACACCCAAGTGTTCATTATGCTAAGGCTCGCGTAGATAAACCGCATGCACTACGCTTTGCCGATTCTGTGTCTTTGACGTTAGATTGGGCTAAATAA
- the folM gene encoding dihydromonapterin reductase, translating to MTPQILITGAGQRIGLALAKHFIAQGQPIIITYRTRHAAVDLLEQQGAVCIYADFSTDDGISTFIKVLKEHTNSLRAILHNASSWDCEANNANFAQLFDNMMRIHAKTPYLINLLCADLLLNYQTEMNTPADIIHLTDYVVETGSPKHVAYAASKAALDNLTKSFSAKYAPKIKVNSVAPSLIIFNEHDDEQYRAKTLKKSLMGIEPGCQEIINSIDLLLHSHYITGRAIPVDGGRHLK from the coding sequence ATGACACCACAGATTTTAATTACAGGTGCTGGGCAACGCATTGGCCTTGCTTTAGCTAAACATTTTATTGCACAAGGGCAGCCGATAATTATTACCTATCGTACTCGTCACGCTGCGGTTGATTTACTGGAGCAGCAGGGTGCTGTATGCATTTATGCAGACTTTAGTACTGATGATGGTATTAGCACTTTTATTAAAGTACTTAAAGAGCATACCAACTCACTACGCGCTATTTTGCATAATGCTTCAAGTTGGGACTGCGAAGCTAATAATGCCAACTTTGCGCAACTGTTTGACAATATGATGCGAATTCATGCAAAGACACCTTATTTAATTAATTTACTGTGTGCGGATTTATTACTAAATTATCAAACAGAGATGAATACTCCCGCAGATATTATTCATCTTACCGATTACGTAGTAGAAACAGGTAGCCCAAAACATGTCGCTTATGCCGCAAGTAAAGCAGCGCTTGATAACTTAACCAAATCATTCAGCGCCAAGTACGCACCTAAGATTAAAGTAAATTCGGTTGCACCATCGTTAATTATTTTTAATGAGCATGATGATGAACAATATCGTGCTAAAACGCTGAAAAAGTCATTAATGGGTATCGAGCCAGGATGCCAAGAAATAATCAATAGTATTGATTTACTATTACATAGCCACTACATCACAGGCCGCGCTATACCTGTAGATGGTGGTCGGCATTTAAAGTAA